The Halarchaeum grantii genome includes a window with the following:
- a CDS encoding DNA-3-methyladenine glycosylase family protein: MADSDTTDPYAVVRDDDALRPLYETHGELGPERADDPFERLVVAVTNQSVSMDSAAAVRERLRDVVDFDPASIRAADDAALRDAGLSDTKVRALNGLAERYPEGIDHGDFADHSNDEVRAELGDVYGVGDWTADMFLLFALGREDVFPVGDLGVRKGMQTLYGHESRAEMREHAANWTPYRSYATRYVWKAQ, translated from the coding sequence ATGGCCGACTCGGACACCACGGACCCCTACGCGGTCGTCCGCGACGACGACGCGCTCCGCCCGCTCTACGAGACGCACGGCGAGCTCGGACCCGAGCGCGCCGACGACCCCTTCGAGCGGCTCGTCGTCGCCGTCACCAACCAGTCCGTCTCCATGGACTCCGCGGCCGCCGTCCGCGAGCGCCTCCGCGACGTCGTCGACTTCGACCCCGCCAGCATCCGCGCCGCCGACGACGCCGCGCTTCGGGACGCCGGCCTCAGCGACACGAAGGTCCGCGCGCTGAACGGTCTCGCCGAACGCTATCCGGAGGGAATCGACCACGGTGACTTCGCCGACCACTCGAACGACGAAGTGCGCGCCGAACTCGGCGACGTCTACGGCGTCGGCGACTGGACGGCGGACATGTTCCTCCTCTTCGCGCTCGGGCGCGAGGACGTCTTCCCCGTCGGCGATCTGGGCGTTCGGAAGGGCATGCAGACCCTCTACGGCCACGAGTCGCGCGCGGAGATGCGCGAGCACGCCGCGAACTGGACGCCCTACCGGAGCTACGCGACCCGCTACGTCTGGAAGGCGCAGTAG
- a CDS encoding RimK family alpha-L-glutamate ligase, whose protein sequence is MTDEPVSVGVLSLHTSKESKAILNAVEDLGHRGVWLREENLSVSIEDGEAVLDPDVDIVANRMLLSNTEQPCELLGIVNTLSQLRPTLNEPQHVLTAFHKFSTAAALAEAGVPVPDALLALDADNLNGGRERFGEEAVYKTAIGTHGGGTWKVGRDEDVNPVVGERYAFLQSLIERDGEKHADLRIYVVNGEVVGAMRRYAPENDWRTNVALGGSVEGVPDLPEEVEEMAAEAAEVVGLDYAGVDIVEGEDGWFVLEVNPTAGFKGLYQATNISPAPHIAKLAIETAGGEVDDARVEELAGRLDTSTPRGMPRKATESVEPNQVVGYTEEVLVSGTSGTERIVAKSDTGASRTSIDTKFAAKIGAGPIKSMTKVKSGSVKSGKSRPVVDIVVAVGGDRHTVAASLEDRSHMDYPLLLGRDILKHYQVDVTRRFEEAETLDADEEEEEPLE, encoded by the coding sequence ATGACTGACGAGCCCGTGAGCGTCGGGGTGCTCAGCCTCCACACGAGCAAGGAGTCGAAAGCCATCCTGAACGCCGTCGAGGACCTCGGCCATCGCGGCGTCTGGCTCCGCGAGGAGAACCTCAGCGTCTCCATCGAGGACGGCGAGGCCGTCCTCGACCCCGACGTCGACATCGTCGCGAACCGGATGTTGCTCTCGAACACCGAACAGCCCTGCGAACTCCTCGGCATCGTGAACACGCTCTCGCAGCTTCGCCCGACGCTGAACGAGCCACAGCACGTGCTGACGGCGTTCCACAAGTTCTCGACGGCGGCGGCGCTCGCCGAGGCCGGCGTCCCGGTGCCGGACGCCCTGCTCGCGCTCGACGCGGACAACCTCAACGGGGGGCGCGAGCGCTTCGGCGAGGAGGCCGTCTACAAGACGGCCATCGGGACGCACGGCGGCGGGACGTGGAAGGTGGGCCGCGACGAGGACGTCAACCCGGTCGTCGGGGAGCGCTATGCCTTCCTCCAGTCGCTCATCGAGCGCGACGGCGAGAAGCACGCTGACCTCCGCATCTACGTCGTGAACGGCGAGGTCGTCGGCGCGATGCGGCGCTACGCGCCCGAGAACGACTGGCGGACGAACGTCGCGCTCGGCGGGAGCGTCGAGGGCGTCCCGGACCTCCCGGAGGAGGTCGAGGAGATGGCGGCCGAGGCCGCCGAAGTCGTCGGCCTCGACTACGCCGGCGTCGACATCGTCGAGGGCGAGGACGGCTGGTTCGTCCTCGAAGTGAACCCGACCGCGGGCTTCAAGGGCCTCTATCAGGCGACCAACATCAGCCCCGCGCCCCACATCGCGAAGCTCGCGATCGAGACCGCCGGCGGCGAGGTGGACGACGCCCGCGTCGAGGAACTCGCGGGCCGTCTCGACACGTCGACGCCGCGCGGGATGCCGCGAAAGGCCACGGAGTCCGTCGAGCCGAATCAGGTCGTCGGCTACACGGAGGAGGTGCTGGTCTCGGGGACGAGCGGCACCGAGCGCATCGTCGCGAAGTCCGACACCGGTGCCTCCCGCACGTCGATCGACACGAAGTTCGCCGCGAAGATCGGCGCCGGCCCGATCAAGTCGATGACGAAGGTGAAGTCGGGGAGCGTGAAATCCGGGAAGTCCCGGCCCGTCGTCGACATCGTCGTCGCCGTCGGCGGCGACCGCCACACCGTCGCCGCGAGCCTCGAGGACCGCTCGCACATGGACTACCCGCTCCTCCTCGGGCGCGACATCCTCAAGCACTACCAGGTGGACGTCACGCGGCGCTTCGAGGAGGCGGAGACGCTCGACGCCGATGAGGAAGAGGAGGAACCGCTGGAGTAA